From Parus major isolate Abel chromosome 1A, Parus_major1.1, whole genome shotgun sequence, the proteins below share one genomic window:
- the AVPR1A gene encoding vasopressin V1a receptor — protein MRLAGGSGSPRAVPSPGNGSRWRAAEPGGGSSPSPEAWSGSPNGSLGGWDPFGRDEELAKLEIAVLAVTFAVAVVGNGSVLLALRRTPRKASRMHLFIRHLSLADLVVAFFQVLPQLCWEVTHRFHGPDGLCRVVKHLQVFGMFASAYMLVAMTADRYIAVCHPLKTLQQPTKRSYGMIAAAWALSLLLSTPQYFIFSLSEVERGSQVYDCWAHFIMPWGPRAYITWITGGIFIAPVLILIICYGFICYRIWRNVRGKTRPGEAAAAAAGRRAGDDAGPRRGLLLAPCVSNVKTISRAKIRTVKMTFVIVSVYVVCWAPFFTIQMWSVWDQRFPWVDSENTATTVTALLASLNSCCNPWIYMFFSGHLLQDCLQSFPCCQKIKLTLSKEDSNSNSRRQTSFTNNRSPTHSLNTWREMPHSKSTSFIPIPT, from the exons ATGCGCCTCGCCGGCGGCTCCGGCTCGCCCCGGGCTGTGCCCTCTCCCGGGAATGGCAGCCGGTGGCGGGCGGCGGAGcccggcggcggcagcagcccCAGTCCCGAGGCGTGGTCGGGGTCTCCGAACGGCAGCCTGGGCGGCTGGGACCCCTTCGGGCGGGACGAGGAGCTGGCGAAGCTGGAGATCGCGGTGCTGGCCGTCACCTTCGCGGTGGCGGTGGTGGGGAACGGCAGCGTGCTGCTGGCCCTGCGGCGCACACCGCGCAAGGCGTCCCGCATGCACCTCTTCATCCGCCACCTCAGCCTGGCCGACCTGGTGGTGGCCTTCTTCCAGGTGCTGCCCCAGCTTTGCTGGGAGGTGACCCACCGCTTCCACGGCCCCGACGGGCTCTGCCGCGTCGTCAAGCACCTGCAGGTTTTCGGCATGTTCGCCTCGGCGTACATGCTGGTGGCCATGACCGCCGACCGCTACATCGCCGTGTGCCACCCGCTGAAGACGCTGCAGCAGCCCACCAAGCGCTCGTACGGGATGATAGCGGCTGCCTGGGCGCTCAGCCTGCTGCTCAGCACCCCGCAGTACTTCATCTTCTCCCTCAGCGAAGTGGAGCGCGGCTCGCAGGTCTACGACTGCTGGGCGCACTTCATCATGCCCTGGGGGCCCCGCGCCTACATCACTTGGATCACCGGCGGCATCTTCATCGCGCCcgtcctcatcctcatcatctgCTACGGCTTCATCTGCTACCGCATCTGGCGCAATGTCCGGGGCAAGACGCGCCCGGGGGAGGCGGCGGCAGCGGCTGCCGGGCGGCGGGCAGGTGATGATGCTGGCCCGCGACGGGGGCTGCTGCTCGCCCCTTGTGTCAGCAACGTCAAAACCATCTCCCGGGCCAAGATCCGCACCGTCAAGATGACCTTCGTCATCGTCTCGGTGTACGTCGTTTGCTGGGCGCCCTTCTTCACCATCCAGATGTGGTCCGTCTGGGACCAGCGCTTCCCCTGGGTCG atTCTGAAAACACTGCGACTACTGTTACGGCTCTGCTGGCCAGCCTGAACAGTTGCTGTAACCCGTGGATCTACATGTTTTTCAGTGGGCACCTCCTCCAAGACTGCCTACAGAGCTTCCCTTGCTGCCAAAAAATAAAGCTAACGCTGAGTAAAGAAGATTCAAACAGCAATAGCAGGCGACAGACTTCTTTCACCAACAACAGAAGCCCAACCCACAGCCTAAACACATGGAGAGAGATGCCCCACTCCAAATCGACCAGCTTCATCCCCATTCCAACGTGA